GTATGATTATTGCTTTAGCTGCGTAGATGGATGTGAAGTTAGCATTTCTGAATGGAGTATTGGAAGAAGAAGCTTATGTTGAACAAGCATAAGGATACGTTATGGAGAGGAAGGATAATCAAGTATACAatctaaataaatatttttatggtttgaaacaagaacCACATGCTTGGTATACAATAATAGATTCTTATTTCATTAATAAATGgtttacaagatgtccacatgagcatactCTATAATTGAAAGTTGATACTCTTGGAAGTCATATTATAGtatgtttgtatgtggatgatcttatatttactgaaaatagttctgagatgatcaaggaattcaGGGAAAATATGATGAAGGAggttgagatgaaagatcttgggttAATGTCATAATTTCTTGGTATAGAAGTACAACAAACTGAAAAAAGGAATTCTTATTAATCAGTAGAGATATGCAAAGGAAATACTAAAGATTTCTAATATGGAAATTTGTAATCAAATCCTAGTACCAGTACAAGAGAGATTGAAATTGACAAAAGAAGGATCAGGAGAGCTTGTGAATTCAACAGACTTTAAGTGTCTTGTTAGATGTCTTGGATATCttactgtacaagacctgatattatgCATGCAATTGTATTGGTTAGTAGATTTACAGAATCACCTCAACAGTCACACTTACAAGCTGCAAACGTCTTTTGAGATATGTTAAAGGAACAACTAGCTTGGGAATTCTTTATACTGTTCAGAAGatccaaagttttttttttatactgATAGTGATTGGGTTGGAGATACAAAAGGAAGAAAGAGTACTTCAGGTTATGGATTTCAGTTAGGAACATGTTTTTTCTCTCGGTCATCAAAGAAGCAACAAGTTGTTGCTTTACTTACAACAGAAGATGAATATATAAATTCTAGCAATGTTGCTGCACAAGATGCATGGTTAAGAATGATGTTGAACTCATTATTTCATGAACATAAAACACCTTCAACAATAGTTTGTATCAACTATTTTACTAACTAAGAATCTTGTGCTTCATGGAAGAAGTAAGCATATTGATATTAAGTATCATTACATTAGAGAGCTTTCCAGCAACAAGGAAATTGCTGTGGAATTTTGTGAGAGTGAAGAACAAGTAgcagatattttcaccaagtcaTTGAAGTCTAATACTTTCATCTACTTACGCGGAAAACTTGGAATGATCAGTAAAAgactatcttggtttaagggaagATGTTGAAGGTTAAACCGAGATGATAAGAACTAAACAGTATGGATCAACTATGTGAGTTGACACGGTTTAAGTGGATCAACAAGTGTAGTTGACACAATGTGCATGGATCAACAAATATGGTTGACACAGTGGTACATAGGTCTAGCTTGGTTATGAAGTAAACTTGGGTTGCAATTTATACTGGTTTTTGGAGTTTTCTTACATAAGAATATTTTAGAAGAGTCATTCTTAGAGTTTAATCTTTATTAGGAAAGTTGTTTGTGTAGTCTTCAAGTTTGTTAAAGTTATAAATAGGTCGTTGAGCCATGAGTTTGAATTACGTCAATCAAGAGAAGTATTTTGGGTATCTTGTCTtgttttcattaagtctttgatatcagattttctagaAAACCAGTAGTACATTCATTACAAATCCATAATACCTGAAATCCGCGTGATATTGAGTGAAAATAGTAACTTAATTGTCTGATCACCATCTATAAAACTAATCATGTATAACCAAaactagaggtgtaaattggtcTTTGCCAGAACGAGCACAGCCCAACCCCAGCACGCTAAAATCTGAGCACAACACAACCCAGCACGTGATTCAACACGGGACGGCCCAACACTAGTTTCGTGGGCTATGCTGGGTTAGCCTAAGCGGCACAGTAGCACGGCACATTACGCGACACGGATAAGCACGTGTCCCATCCCATCACAACACATTAAGAAAGAACGTTATAGCATGCACAATTACACTATATAACAAGGCACAACACATTTatgttttgtgtatatttcacgaAAGAGTCTTTATTCTAACTgctagtttttgacattttatcaTTGTTATGTTTGCTTCTTTTATTACAACgcatataatacctaaatatttggaaaatatatttcgaTACCGTTGTTATAATGTCGCTACCTATATTTGACTAGAATATTTACTTTAcatgacaatgatccaattttatatttgatgagctatttctttttattgaataaacttcttagttttacttgaaataatttcaaatgatatgttgtcTATTTAGATTCTCGTGATAATGTCTGACTTAATATATACcattaagtgatttcaaattgtGTATAGTACCagcacaacacaatacaacaCGTTTATTCGTGTGTTGTGCCCGTGGGCTGTGTTGTGCCTAGCTTTTAACTAGTAAAGCACATCACTATACAGTATATTTAAATCATTAACATAGCACAAcacatggcacgtgaagcacgCGATTTCGTGTGCCGGAATGGCACGTTTTACACCACTAACCAAAACCCATTTCATAATCATAAAAAGATTCAGAAAAAACTTAAAAACCAGAAACCATCTGTATGTCAGAAATATGGATAAACACAAAGAGAgatatacaaaaaataattatcgtTTTGATTAGCTTAACATGATCCAACACAACCTCTTTGTTCAGTGGTGTAACGCCTCCTCAATTTCTAAAATATTTCCAATCCTAAATAAAACTCTACAAAATAACAAGTTCACAAATCTTAAATGAAAACCCTGACTATAAGTGTGAAAGGAAAAATAGTATCATATCGCTATAATTCGCTTAATTAACTTGAATATAATATGGAGGGGCCGCTCCattcattgtcaattggttttgagttcgaTGCCCGCAatctttaacatggtatcatagCTAAGTCCCAGACCCAGACCTGCGTACGCCGGATGTAGGCCGAGTTACTGGCCTAAGTGTTTAACCGATATTGTTCACTTGTACACTCGGGGTGTAGGCCAGTGCCGATACGGGTCAAGGTGTTACCCCCTAATTTAATCACTCACTTGTGTACACCTGTTACCGATAGACTGGTAACTCGTACGTGGGTCCACGTGTGAGGCCCAGTgtctggccttacacgtgaggggacgTGTGACAGGACAACTAGTCCCACATCGCTATAATCCGTTTAATTAATttgaatataatatggaagggcgctccactcatcgccaattggttttgagtcgGATGCCTGCAAACTTtaacaataagaaaaaatattgattTGAATCATCTTAAGTGAGAACCCTAACTATACTAAAGAATATTGATTTGATCAACAGATTTGCGGTGGTGGAGGGCGAGGAGCGGCGGTTCAAGTTGGCCCTGTAAGTATTAACGAAGAAAAACGAAAGGTCAAATGCTTTTTCTAAACACTGCCTTTTGGTCAATAAACGTAGACAGTAGTCAAAACAATTTTGGCGGTGTGTATACTCTAAGGGGCCCTGTGAACAGCTGCAGTCCTACCTTTTTCCGTGGTAAGAGCATGGTAAGAGAAGCAAGCTTTTGTTGACTACTTCAAAAATGGTGGAGCCCATTACACAGCCCTTGGAAGAGGATGATTCGGTCTTCAGAAGATAAATCAACCATGGCGAGAGATGTGACAGAAAAAAACGCGTATTCATTTCTTTCGCTTTACTATTTTCGAGTTTCGACctcttgttccgtcttttgacttATCCTTGAACCAGATCTACTTATAAAATAAACTttttggttcaaaagaatattACTCGTTTCAGAATCAGGATACTTATGCGGTCACTGTTGAGGTTTAATATTTCTTTTCCTGATATTCAATCCTTCGATGAAATGACGATTGAATAGATGTTGCTAAGTGAAGCGATAGATTGGTtttagttttaattcttttcttttttttatatcaGAAAATACTTGGGAAACTGTAATCTGCAGAGAGACTACAGAAATTAGTTTTTTGGAAATTATATCATAAATATGAGAAGCTCCAGAGTTGTGGCTGACTTTTCATTAATGAGATTATCAAGTCCAGGTACTGTACCGTACAATTCCTTGTCCTTCATGATTCCCTTATCGTTATTTcagatgtatatatatatatatatatatatatatatatatatatatatatatatatatatatatatatatatgtatttttctCATTTTGAAACGATATTCTGACTAATTAATTTCTATTTTAAAGTACTGCATAGAGAGGAATGCTCCTGCAAGCACTCCAACTTGTTGCTAGGAACAGAGGTAACCTGAATTACTTCCTCTGCGATTTGATTTCAGTCggtcaatattttttattttaatttttcttttctatttttgttgaggaagaaaaatttaacaaaaacaatgaactcccaaaaaataaaaaacattatAAGGTATCGTAGGTAGTTGTTCAAATTGTTGTTGATTAACCAACCACAACGTGTATCAACGTTATTAATTTAGGCCGTGGGAGTCAAAGAGGTTAGCCTCACTATTGAAGGCGGAGAAGTTCAGGACCGCCAGGAAGCTGCAGCAGCAGCTTGTGAGTGCCTTTCTAGTAGGGACGGGTGTTATGTTGATGATCAGTGTCATCTTCCTGGTTGCTGGACGAATAGAAATCAAGACCATATTTTTGGGATGGTACTCTCAGTAATTTCTTTTCTGCTAACATTCAGCGCAGTTGGTGGCTTCATATTCACGCAGGTGCTCACTACTGTTGGAAGACATGATCAAATTCTCAAGCACAGTTTGGTAGCTTTCAATATGTTATTCGCTGCATCTTTTGGCTGTAACTTTCTGGCCGCTTTCATACTTTTCATGCTCCAATCTCGCCGTGAATACATCCCGTATAAGAACTTTAGCCTTATCATAAGCAATACAGCTTCGTTCGCTTTTCTAATACTTGGTTACGGCTTCGTTATAGCTTTCAATATCCAACATCGTTGAGCC
This DNA window, taken from Papaver somniferum cultivar HN1 chromosome 3, ASM357369v1, whole genome shotgun sequence, encodes the following:
- the LOC113361769 gene encoding uncharacterized protein LOC113361769; protein product: MRSSRVVADFSLMRLSSPVLHREECSCKHSNLLLGTEAVGVKEVSLTIEGGEVQDRQEAAAAACECLSSRDGCYVDDQCHLPGCWTNRNQDHIFGMVLSVISFLLTFSAVGGFIFTQVLTTVGRHDQILKHSLVAFNMLFAASFGCNFLAAFILFMLQSRREYIPYKNFSLIISNTASFAFLILGYGFVIAFNIQHR